One window of Trifolium pratense cultivar HEN17-A07 linkage group LG5, ARS_RC_1.1, whole genome shotgun sequence genomic DNA carries:
- the LOC123883607 gene encoding uncharacterized protein LOC123883607 isoform X17, protein MASILCDLVKKYVDKLIDGAIAEARYVFCFTCIVKKFEEERTTLEPQRITIEQRVKDARERDKDIKAIVGSWEKDIDELNQVDTKTKQTCFFGFCPNCIWRYKKGKELSNNLEKIKQLKGEKFENIELPRPVPGVERYSSKDYISFESRESKYKELLDALKDDNNYITGLQGMGGTGKTTMAKEVGKELKQSEIFAYVVDTTVSFTPDIKKIQDDIAGSLRLEWGGCNEPDRPKKLWSRLTNGDKILVILDDVWDRGLPLDFDAIGIPKQDTHKGCRVLVTSRNQETFNNMDCDKIIELGLLSEEEAWIMFKMYAKISDSTSQKLIDKGRKIAKECKRLPVAISVIASSLKGHQHREHKWDVTLKSLKKPVSMHGVDDDKVGIYNLLKISYDNLKDEKAKGLFLLCSVFREDEENSIEVITRLCIGVGLLGEDYGSYDDARNLVVLAKDKLVDSCLLLEGGEKCLKLHDLVREAAQWIANKEIQCVKLFDEKQKSLVEKQTNIKYLLCEGKCKDLFSLEFDRLKLETLIVKVDREEEDKCIKVPDSFFENVIRLRVLNFSGIHFSQSLSLPPAIQLLTNIRSMSFDHVDLGDISILGKLQRLETLDLDTCKVNELPNQITELKKFKLLKLEDCEIRMNNPFEVIERCSSLEELYFKYSFNEFCKEIALPELKRYHIHGRSSFYSEGQSRFSKYVVFRGDEKCQFSKGTLKYCMQTAEALFLEGIKGEWRNLMPEIFPLEHGMNDLVELHLDRISQLRCLIDTIGSHVPILSNLVVLELENMENLEQLFNGKLNLCNLKRITLKNCPMLISILPFLSAKDLPALEAIRIRKCDGLQYVFGQSQHVELVSLTELELSELPNFIGIFEECVKGSSSTSKAQIQLDPMRDRDQPHDCSVASESNSYGLNIWERLGIQSKILCNIKEIVLTHFPKMKSVFILSIDLIMQLETLRIEKCDELKHIIIDTGYHNIGGNICVNVFPKLKKLYVEDCAQLEYIFGHDTSDHQNDMGIQLHLPELRYLHLASLPSLIAMCPKQYRITYPCLKYLCIWKCSQDNTIIKELSGNIDLFLTLETLDVFNSNVESIFSLNEIDEQQLDLALRYITLIDLPMMTCLFVGPKNSFSLKNLTRITIMRCDKLKIAFSTSILRFLPQLRILRIEECNELEHIIEDDLENKNNSTTCFPKLELLTVRKCNKLKFVFSSSMLRVLPMLLYLTIEECKELEHIIEDDLENKNNSTTCFPKLKSLAVRNCNKLKFVFSTSVLRVLPQLRDLTIEDCKELEHIIEDDLENKNNSTTCFPKLQALLIIKCNKLKFVFPFSVCKEVPELTFLMITEANELEKIFKSEDDQKVDIPNLNVLVFDMLPSLCCAQGNQFQAVKNRFVRDCHQLKLTSASTTNTFIEIEKLCYIIDYDLQEKVVDLFKQGTTKDFDTESKLASVEIVENAGIEQLPSAKITEDFELPVDQGDPSQKVEDLAILPTNSKIQMKQTPKTEHEFVENVPDLAILPTKSGKLQNEQSLGETDTTVQSSQLEGSTSEKTAVATVSSISRTKNEPPMQVVTSKQKGIEIEGTSKTNNDQGDPSQKLEDLAILPTNSKELLNEKSLGETDTIIKPSQVNNLDGSTSEKTAVATMSTISGTKNEPPIQVVASKQKGLQGIEVEIEGVSKTNNDQVSPNGDALMKVNSNVEEQFSKDDELIVSKSKPSSPMPSMPSKGNPSQKVELSSSLLVKRELDELVSKNHLKYKNLSLLSDFLVANPSVCLKDTSLSNRYKGCAYKSLAKLLKFLKTHSLLEVSGSSHSEFVELLQDARSFAFDKEWLDGVERRALFPEIQVFPDAMEKLLDSKKKITKNVEDLKHQLTSSEADLESIIQQEAILSAPIGY, encoded by the exons ATGGCAAGTATCCTCTGTGATTTGGTGAAGAAATATGTGGACAAATTGATTGATGGCGCAATAGCAGAAGCACGTTATGTATTTTGCTTTACATGCATTGTTaagaaatttgaagaagaaagaactaCGTTGGAACCACAAAGGATAACTATCGAGCAACGTGTCAAAGATGCAAGAGAAAGAGATAAAGATATTAAAGCTATAGTTGGTTCTTGGGAAAAAGATATTGATGAGCTCAATCAAGTggacacaaaaacaaaacaaacatgtttttttggattttgtccTAATTGTATCTGGCGATATAAAAAGGGAAAGGAGTTATCAAATAACTTGGAGAAGATCAAACAACTAAAGGGagagaaatttgaaaatattgaacTTCCTCGCCCTGTTCCAGGTGTTGAACGCTATTCATCCAAAGATTACATTTCTTTTGAAAGTAGAGAGTCAAAATACAAAGAACTGTTGGATGCATTAAAAGATGACAATAACTATATAACCGGATTGCAAGGGATGGGGGGCACCGGAAAGACAACAATGGCCAAAGAAGTGGGTAAAGAGTTAAAGCAATCTGAAATATTTGCTTATGTCGTTGATACGACCGTGTCATTTACTcctgatataaaaaaaattcaagatgaTATTGCTGGATCTTTAAGACTGGAATGGGGGGGTTGTAATGAACCAGACCGACCCAAAAAACTATGGAGTAGATTAACAAATGGTGACAAAATTCTTGTGATACTGGATGATGTGTGGGATCGAGGCCTGCCTCTTGATTTTGATGCAATAGGAATTCCAAAACAAGACACACACAAAGGTTGTAGAGTTCTTGTAACCTCGCGTAATCAAGAAACTTTCAACAACATGGACTGTGATAAGATAATTGAATTGGGTCTTTTATCAGAAGAAGAAGCGTGGATCATGTTCAAAATGTATGCCAAGATAAGTGATAGCACCTCTCAAAAATTGATCGATAAGGGACGTAAAATTGCAAAGGAATGCAAACGATTACCTGTTGCAATTTCAGTTATCGCCAGTAGCTTAAAGGGCCACCAACATCGAGAGCACAAATGGGATGTGACATTGAAATCCTTGAAGAAGCCTGTATCCATGCATGGTGTTGATGATGATAAGGTTGGAATTTATAACTTGTTGAAGATTAGCTATGATAATTTGAAGGATGAAAAAGCCAAGGGGTTGTTTCTCTTATGTTCGGTTTTccgagaagatgaagaaaattctATTGAAGTTATAACAAGACTTTGCATAGGTGTGGGCCTTTTGGGGGAAGATTATGGTAGCTACGATGATGCTCGAAACCTAGTAGTTCTAGCCAAAGACAAGCTCGTAGATTCTTGTTTGTTGTTGGAGGGCGGTGAAAAATGTCTAAAACTGCATGATTTGGTCCGAGAAGCAGCTCAATGGATAGCGAACAAAGAGATTCAATGTGTAAAATTGTTTGATGAAAAGCAAAAGTCATTGGTTGAAAAGCAgacaaatatcaaatatttattATGTGAAGGGAAGTGCAAGGATTTATTTTCCTTGGAATTTGATAGATTGAAACTTGAGACTTTAATTGTCAAGGTGGATAGAGAAGAAGAGGATAAATGTATAAAAGTACCAGATTCTTTCTTTGAAAATGTTATCAGGCTCcgtgttttgaatttttcagGCATTCATTTCAGCCAATCTTTATCATTACCACCTGCAATTCAGTTATTGACAAATATTCGATCTATGTCGTTTGATCATGTTGATTTAGGTGATATCTCTATTTTGGGAAAACTACAGAGACTTGAGACTCTTGATTTGGATACATGCAAAGTCAATGAATTGCCAAACCAAATTACAGAACTGAAGAAGTTTAAATTGTTGAAATTGGAAGATTGTGAAATAAGAATGAATAATCCATTTGAAGTTATTGAAAGATGCTCATCACTTGAAGAGTTGTATTTCAAATATAGtttcaatgaattttgtaaGGAAATAGCCTTACCTGAGTTGAAAAGATATCATATCCATGGTAGAAGTTCCTTTTATTCGGAAGGACAATCCAGGTTTTCCAAATATGTTGTGTTTCGTGGTGATGAAAAGTGTCAATTTTCAAAAGGAACACTCAAGTACTGCATGCAAACAGCAGAGGCTCTTTTTCTAGAAGGAATTAAGGGGGAATGGAGAAATCTCATGCCTGAGATTTTTCCTTTAGAACACGGTATGAATGATCTTGTTGAACTTCATTTGGATCGGATTTCACAACTACGGTGCCTCATTGACACCATTGGTTCTCATGTACCGATCTTGTCCAACTTGGTTGTACTAGAACTGGAAAACATGGAAAATTTGGAACAACTATTCAATGGTAAGCTAAACCTCTGCAATCTAAAGAGAATCACACTTAAGAATTGCCCTATGTTAATTTCTATACTACCTTTCCTCTCTGCTAAAGACCTTCCAGCACTAGAAGCTATCAGAATAAGAAAATGTGATGGATTGCAATATGTGTTTGGTCAATCTCAACATGTTGAACTGGTTTCACTAACTGAATTGGAGCTCTCTGAATTACCAAACTTCATTGGTATTTTTGAAGAATGTGTGAAGGGATCATCTTCCACTTCCAAAGCACAAATACAATTGGATCCTATGCGTGATAGGGATCAACCGCATGACTGCTCAGTGGCATCG GAATCAAATTCATATGGCCTTAACATATGGGAACGTCTTGGAATACAATCAAAGATCCTCTGCAATATTAAAGAGATTGTGCTGACTCATTTTCCGAAGATGAAATCAGTATTTATCCTATCTATTGATCTAATAATGCAGTTGGAAACTTTGAGAATTGAGAAATGTGATGAACTGAAGCACATAATAATAGATACTGGATATCATAACATTGGTGGCAACATCTGTGTCAATGTCTTCCCAAAATTGAAAAAGCTCTATGTTGAAGATTGTGCTCAATTGGAATACATATTTGGACATGACACTAGTGATCATCAAAACGATATGGGGATTCAGCTTCATCTTCCGGAATTGAGATATCTCCATCTTGCCAGTCTGCCAAGTTTGATCGCCATGTGTCCCAAACAATATCGAATAACATATCCTTGTTTGAAATATCTTTGTATCTGGAAATGTTCCCAGGATAATACAATCATTAAG GAATTGAGTGGGAACATTGATCTTTTTCTCACTTTGGAAACACTCGACGTATTCAATTCCAATGTAGAAAGTATATTTTCCCTGAATGAAATTGATGAACAGCAACTGGACTTAGCTTTGCGATACATTACCTTGATTGATCTGCCTATGATGACTTGTCTTTTTGTGGGTCCCAAAAATTCATTTTCCCTCAAAAACCTTACACGCATAACAATCATGCGATGTGacaaattgaaaattgcatTCTCCACTTCCATTTTAAGATTTCTACCACAGTTGCGTATTTTAAGAATAGAAGAATGCAACGAGTTGGAACATATTATTGAAGATGATTTGGAGaataaaaacaattcaacaacaTGCTTCCCAAAGCTAGAACTTCTTACTGTTAGAAAGTGCAACAAgttgaaatttgttttctcCTCTTCCATGTTAAGAGTTCTACCAATGTTGCTTTATTTAACAATAGAAGAATGCAAAGAGTTGGAACATATTATTGAAGATGATTTGGAGaataaaaacaattcaacaacaTGCTTCCCAAAGCTAAAAAGTCTTGCTGTTAGAAATTGCAACAAgttgaaatttgttttctcCACTTCCGTGTTAAGAGTTCTACCACAGTTGCGTGATTTAACAATAGAAGATTGCAAAGAGTTGGAACATATTATTGAAGATGATTTGGAGAATAAAAACAATTCAACTACATGCTTCCCAAAGCTACAAGCACTTCTTATTATAAAGTGCAACAAGTTGAAATTTGTCTTTCCATTCTCTGTATGTAAAGAGGTTCCCGAGCTAACTTTTCTGATGATAACAGAAGCAAATGAGTTAGAGAAAATATTCAAAAGTGAAGATGATCAGAAAGTTGATATTCCAAATCTAAATGTTTTAGTATTTGATATGCTGCCAAGCCTCTGTTGTGCTCAGGGAAATCAATTCCAGGCTGTAAAAAATCGCTTCGTGCGGGATTGTCATCAACTCAAACTGACTTCAGCATCAACAACCAACACCTTCATAGAAATTGAAAAGTTATGTTACATCATAG ATTATGATTTGCAGGAGAAAGTGGTAGATCTATTTAAACAGGGAACCACCAAAGATTTTGATACCGAGTCGAAGTTAGCAAGTgttgaaattgttgaaaatGCTGGGATTGAACAACTGCCAAGTGCAAAAATCACTGAAGATTTTGAACTACCAGTTGATCAag GGGATCCTTCTCAAAAAGTAGAAGATTTAGCAATACTACCAACAAACTCAAAA ATTCAAATGAAACAAACACCAAAGACAGAGcatgaatttgttgaaaatgttCCAGATTTAGCAATACTACCAACAAAATCAGGA AAGTTGCAGAATGAACAATCACTTGGAGAAACTGATACTACAGTCCAATCTTCTCaa TTGGAGGGATCAACATCAGAAAAAACAGCAGTTGCAACTGTGTCTTCCATttcaagaacaaagaatgaGCCACCAATGCAAGTAGTTACGTCTAAACAAAAG GGTATTGAGATAGAAGGAACTTCTAAGACTAATAATGATCAAG GGGATCCTTCTCAAAAATTAGAAGATTTAGCAATACTACCAACAAATTCAAAA GAGTTGCTGAATGAAAAATCACTTGGGGAAACTGATACTATCATCAAACCTTCTCAAGTAAATAAT TTGGATGGATCAACATCAGAAAAAACAGCAGTTGCAACTATGTCCACCATTTCAGGAACAAAGAATGAGCCACCTATACAAGTGGTTGCTTCTAAACAAAAG GGACTGCAGGGTATTGAGGTTGAGATAGAAGGAGTTTCTAAGACTAATAATGATCAAG TTTCTCCAAATGGCGATGCTTTGATGAAAGTAAACTCAAATGTTGAGGAACAGTTTTCTAAGGATGATGAACTAATAGTTTCCAAATCTAAACCCTCATCTCCAATGCCTTCAATGCCTTCTAAAG GCAACCCTTCTCAAAAAGTAGAATTAAGTTCTTCTTTGCTTGTTAAGAGGGAGCTTGATGAGCTGGTCTCCAAGAATCATTTGAAGTATAAGAACTTGTCTTTGTTATCTGATTTTCTTGTTGCCAATCCATCTGTTTGTTTAAAGGACACTTCACTTAGTAATAGATACAAGGGATGTGCCTACAAATCACTAGCTAAGCTATTGAAATTCCTCAAAACCCATAGTTTGCTAGAAGTATCAGGCTCAAGCCACTCTGAATTTGTGGAGCTATTACAAGATGCGCGCAGCTTTGCTTTTGATAAGGAATGGTTGGATGGTGTTGAGAGGCGCGCTTTATTTCCTGAAATACAAGTATTTCCAGATGCCATGGAAAAGTTATTGGATTCTAAGAAAAAGATTACCAAGAATGTGGAAGATCTTAAGCATCAATTGACATCCTCTGAAGCTGATTTGGAGAGTATCATTCAACAAGAGGCAATTTTAAGTGCCCCTATTGGTTATTAG